In one window of Helianthus annuus cultivar XRQ/B chromosome 17, HanXRQr2.0-SUNRISE, whole genome shotgun sequence DNA:
- the LOC110939521 gene encoding uncharacterized protein LOC110939521 has protein sequence MNFLSVNIRGLGSDDKGTWIRKLRTANEIGFIMLQETQFASLEGFDLGKFWGQGVFDCDWVDATGRSGGLVSLWDPKRFSVSQVIKNRHFLCIRGVSNDDGKVFSVVNVYAPQRLRDKRVVWADIEGIIAQDSAFWVIGGDFNCVRDRTERRNSKFNALVSNEFNEFIDKVQMHEFSLKGRKFTYVSGNKCSRIDRMFVSWNFVNEWPNAEYRALAREESDHCPLVLKIEARNFGPKSFRFFNSWLQREGLSDLVEKACSEEVGNATAQIALMQKFRKLKASIIDWKKGWTSVEEEEEVNLKAEIRDLDEIVDDRDLTEAQLWVFDEAKNRVRELGNFKKKDMQQKSRIRWAREGG, from the coding sequence ATGAATTTCCTCTCTGTTAATATTCGTGGACTGGGTAGCGATGATAAAGGTACATGGATTCGTAAACTTAGAACTGCTAATGAGATTGGTTTTATAATGCTTCAGGAGACACAGTTTGCGTCTCTTGAAGGTTTTGATTTAGGTAAATTCTGGGGGCAAGGGGTTTTTGATTGTGATTGGGTTGACGCGACAGGCAGGTCGGGTGGGCTGGTTTCTTTATGGGATCCGAAAAGATTTTCGGTATCTCAAGTCATTAAGAACCGGCATTTTTTATGTATTCGTGGTGTTTCTAATGATGACGGGAAGGTTTTCTCAGTGGTTAATGTTTATGCCCCCCAAAGACTTAGAGATAAAAGGGTTGTGTGGGCTGATATTGAGGGTATCATCGCTCAAGACTCTGCTTTTTGGGTGATTGGTGGTGACTTTAATTGTGTTCGTGATCGGACCGAAAGAAGGAACTCTAAATTTAATGCTTTGGTTTCTAACGAATTTAATGAGTTCATTGATAAGGTGCAGATGCATGAGTTTTCTTTAAAAGGAAGGAAGTTCACCTATGTGTCTGGGAATAAGTGTAGTCGCATTGACCGCATGTTCGTGTCATGGAATTTTGTGAATGAATGGCCTAATGCGGAGTACCGGGCTCTTGCGAGGGAGGAATCGGATCATTGTCCGTTAGTGTTAAAAATTGAAGCTCGGAATTTTGGTCCTAAATCGTTTAGATTCTTTAACTCTTGGCTTCAAAGGGAAGGTCTAAGCGATTTGGTTGAGAAGGCGTGTTCGGAGGAGGTGGGTAATGCTACAGCTCAGATTGCTTTGATGCAGAAATTCCGTAAATTGAAGGCTAGTATTATTGATTGGAAAAAGGGTTGGACGAGTGTTGAGGAGGAAGAGGAAGTGAACTTGAAGGCAGAGATTCGTGATTTAGACGAGATAGTTGATGATAGGGATTTGACGGAAGCGCAATTGTGGGTCTTTGATGAAGCTAAGAATCGTGTTAGGGAGTTGggaaattttaaaaagaaagatATGCAACAAAAATCTCGTATCCGATGGGCGCGGGAGGGGGGGTGA
- the LOC110938388 gene encoding glutathione S-transferase T3-like translates to MNPFNPNNPNPNNPNPNNPNPNQPNFFSSPAYTPTMDPSWGTSQFPFSGFQQVQQTPNAFSQMSQLQQLQQYQALQQFMQRNTFEQLQSQSQPPVQLEDDDEEVVPESPPQELTRKKNKGKGKKVVEPETAEKPKRSGRPWTKVEEEALAMAYVKASTCPIVGNNQSGTSFWRKTTARFNAIMEHGPARDIESVSAKWRKMIKVVNAFNQIYNQIYLNPPSGSNEADILNLAIAKWDSENSTPFPHFRAWKVVSKEQKWKPIPNEVATAKRTKTSESGSYSAGGSTARCQIDINDDPEDDEDVLPVHESERPPGRDKAKKEAAAKRKVAGSSGGGGSSGGGGSSGGRGEKASSKMDDLISEFRSFKQFAAEKYSHKKNVSSDYARAEDFRIMRLDLDSVPEDEREVYRRMKEEVKKNGRRRF, encoded by the exons atgaatccattcaacccaaacaaccccaacccaaacaaccccaacccgaatAATCCCAATCCGAACCAACCTAATTTTTTTTCGAGTCCCGCTTACACTCCGACTATGGATCCTTCGTGGGGGACTTCGCAATTTCcgttttcgggtttccaacaagttcaacaaacacccaacgccttctcacaaatgtctcaacttcaacaacttcaacAATATCAAGCGCTCCAACAATTCATGCAACGCAACACGTTTGAACAACTCCAATCGCAATCGCAACCCCCGGTTCaacttgaagatgatgatgaagaagtcgtCCCCGAATCACCACCGCAAGAGCTCACGCGTAAAAAAAACAAGGGGAAGGGAAAGAAGGTTGTTGAACCCGAAACCGCGGAAAAACCGAAACGAAGTGGGAGACCTTGGACGAAAGTAGAAGAGGAGGCGCTAGCTATGGCGTATGTTAAGGCTTCTACTTGCCCGATAGtcg gaaacaaccaatcgGGTACTAGTTTTTGGAGGAAGACAACGGCGAGGTTTAACGCGATTATGGAGCATGGTCCGGCTCGTGATATCGAATCCGTCTCGGCCAAGTGGCGAAAAATGATCAAGGTCGTCAACGCCTTTAATCAAATTTATAACCAAATTTACCTTAATCCTCCAAGCGGGAGTAACGAGGCGGACATTCTTAACCTTGCTATCGCCAAGTGGGACTCTGAAAATTCAACGCCTTTCCCGCACTTCCGAGCATGGAAAGTTGTAAGTAAAGAACAAAAATGGAAGCCGATTCCAAATGAGGTCGCAACGGCCAAACGCACTAAAACTTCCGAGTCCGGAAGTTATAGTGCGGGAGGCTCCACCGCTCGATGTCAAATCGACATAAACGACGACCCGGAAGATGACGAGGATGTCTTGCCCGTTCACGAGTCGGAACGTCCCCCCGGGAGGGACAAAGCAAAAAAAGAAGCGGCCGCAAAGCGAAAAGTGGCCGGCTCGAGTGGAGGTGGCGGCTCGAGTGGAGGTGGCGGCTCGAGTGGAGGTAGGGGCGAAAAGGCATCGTCAAAAATGGACGACTTGATAAGCGAATTCCGTTCGTTCAAACAGTTCGCGGCCGAAAAGTATTCTCACAAGAAAAACGTGTCGTCCGACTATGCTCGAGCGGAAGATTTTAGGATTATGCGATTGGATCTCGACTCGGTTCCGGAGGATGAACGCGAGGTTTATCGGAGGATGAAAGAAGAGGTGAAAAAAAATGGACGTCGTAGGTTTTAG
- the LOC110938389 gene encoding transcription factor GTE7 — MNMEDKHKLGLGLQSMPPDKIRHLLQIVCKRNDQLAQEGDEIELDIEALDTEMLWELDRFVTNWKKLVSKTKRQALLVNIATVDIDDVEGMKKNNKESGEEDVDIGDEMLESSFPHVEIEKDDGGGQGQAAGHGNENANSSSNVP; from the exons ATGAACATGGAAGATAAACATAAATTGGGGTTAGGGCTGCAAAGTATGCCACCAGATAAGATACGACATTTGTTGCAGATCGTATGTAAGAGGAACGATCAGTTGGCGCAAGAGGGTGATGAAATAGAGCTTGACATAGAGGCTTTGGACACAGAAATGCTCTGGGAGCTCGATCGGTTTGTCACCAACTGGAAGAAACTAGTGAGCAAGACGAAAAGGCAAGCACTTTTAGTAAACATCGCAACGGTCGACATTGATGAT GTtgagggaatgaagaaaaacAATAAGGAATCAGGGGAAGAAGATGTCGATATTGGCGATGAGATGCTGGAGAGCAGCTTCCCACATGTGGAGATTGAgaaagatgatggtggtggtcaGGGTCAAGCTGCAGGTCATGGAAATGAGAATGCAAACAGCAGCTCCAACGTACCATAA
- the LOC110939569 gene encoding ACT domain-containing protein ACR4: MESWSPSLDVHQEFAKLVNRMHPPRVTVDNITYRKVTLIKVDSANKRGSLLEVVQVLTDLNIQIKRAYISSDGEWFMDVFHVTDQYGNKLSEDNVADRIQQSLGPRGCSFRSLRGSVGVQSAMQHTTIELTGRDRPGLLSEVFAVLANLKCNVVSAEIWTHNSRIASIVYITDDETGLPIEDPDRLAKIKHLLLFILKGGRDRRRAQTAVSRGFTHTQRRLHQLMYADRDYDTGEYNRLENSRSVKPLVTVENCSEKGYTVVNLRCPDRPKLLFDTVCTLTDMQYVVYHATIIAEGVEASQEFYIRHTDGCPISSEAERERVIRCLEAAIKRQVPEGVKLELCGEDRVGLLSDVTRIFRENGLSITRAEVTTRGLKAVNTFYVTDSSGDQVKSGMIEAVRDAIGKSVLTWKEDNVLKTGNSQPTTRFSLSGLFRSRSEKFLYNLGLISSCSEVI, from the exons ATGGAATCTTGGTCTCCTTCTTTAGATGTTCATCAAGAATTTGCCAAACTTGTTAACCGTATGCATCCCCCCAg GGTTACTGTTGATAACATCACATACAGAAAAGTCACTTTAATTAAG GTTGACAGTGCCAACAAAAGAGGAAGTTTGTTAGAAGTTGTTCAGGTTTTAACTGATCTCAACATACAAATTAAAAGAGCTTACATTTCTTCAGATGGGGAATGGTTTATGGATG TATTTCATGTCACTGATCAGTATGGCAACAAGCTCTCCGAGGATAATGTCGCTGACCGTATCCAACAG TCACTTGGACCTAGAGGTTGCAGTTTCAGATCATTAAGGGGTTCAGTTGGGGTCCAGTCAGCTATGCAACACACAACGATCGAGTTAACCGGGCGTGACCGGCCCGGTTTACTATCCGAGGTTTTCGCAGTCCTCGCGAACCTCAAATGCAATGTTGTGTCTGCCGAAATCTGGACTCATAACTCAAGAATTGCTTCAATTGTTTATATAACCGACGATGAAACCGGACTCCCAATAGAAGACCCTGATCGACTCGCCAAGATCAAACATCTTCTCCTTTTTATTCTCAAAGGGGGTAGAGATCGACGCAGGGCTCAAACCGCAGTCTCCAGGGGATTTACGCATACGCAAAGGAGACTGCATCAGTTGATGTATGCAGATCGGGATTATGATACCGGAGAATATAATCGGTTGGAGAATTCCAGAAGCGTAAAACCGTTAGTGACGGTTGAGAATTGCAGTGAGAAAGGGTATACCGTTGTGAATTTGCGGTGTCCCGATCGGCCTAAGTTGTTGTTTGATACAGTTTGTACACTTACTGATATGCAATATGTGGTATATCATGCCACTATTATTGCTGAAGGAGTTGAAGCTTCTCAG GAATTTTACATCCGTCATACAGACGGATGTCCAATCAGCTCAGAAGCCGAGAGGGAACGTGTAATCCGTTGCCTTGAGGCAGCGATCAAGAGGCAAGTTCCCGAGGGTGTAAAGCTGGAGCTATGCGGGGAAGACAGGGTCGGGTTGTTATCAGATGTGACTCGGATATTTAGAGAGAACGGGCTTTCGATCACGAGGGCGGAGGTGACTACGAGAGGATTGAAGGCAGTTAACACGTTCTACGTGACGGATTCATCCGGAGATCAGGTGAAAAGCGGAATGATTGAAGCGGTTCGTGATGCGATCGGCAAGAGTGTGCTCACGTGGAAGGAAGACAATGTGTTGAAGACGGGGAACTCGCAGCCGACGACGAGGTTTTCTTTGAGTGGATTGTTTCGATCTAGATCGGAAAAGTTTTTGTACAACTTGGGATTAATTAGTTCTTGTTCCGAAGTAATCTAA
- the LOC110939522 gene encoding uncharacterized protein LOC110939522: MWRASLDRLATKEALRYRNINVGVGACALCSEVEETVDHLFFGCRVACGVWDAIGSWCKVPRFFVFSFSDVLHAIDDLPYTNKKKEILRGIIAIACWQIWKARNEKVFNGLDINVVHIVSDVKSLAYLWFKSRHKGGSIAWRNWCMFDFPLM, translated from the coding sequence ATGTGGAGAGCTAGCTTGGATAGGCTTGCTACCAAGGAAGCTCTTCGGTATCGTAACATTAATGTTGGAGTTGGTGCGTGTGCCTTATGCAGCGAAGTAGAAGAGACGGTGGATCATTTGTTCTTCGGTTGTAGGGTTGCTTGTGGTGTGTGGGACGCTATCGGGTCATGGTGCAAGGTCCCTCGGTTCTTTGTTTTCTCGTTTTCTGATGTGTTACATGCTATTGACGATTTGCCTTACACAAACAAGAAGAAGGAGATTCTACGCGGCATCATTGCTATTGCTTGTTGGCAAATTTGGAAGGCTAGGAACGAAAAGGTTTTTAACGGTTTAGATATTAACGTGGTGCATATTGTCTCGGATGTCAAGTCTTTGGCGTATCTTTGGTTTAAGAGTAGACATAAGGGGGGTTCGATAGCTTGGAGAAATTGGTGTATGTTTGATTTTCCGTTGATGTAA